In Cedecea neteri, a single genomic region encodes these proteins:
- the rluC gene encoding 23S rRNA pseudouridine(955/2504/2580) synthase RluC produces the protein MKTETPSVKIVAISADEAGQRIDNFLLARLKGVPKSMIYRIVRKGEVRVNKKRIKPEYKLEAGDEVRIPPVRVAEREEEAVSPHLQKVAALTDVILYEDDHILVLNKPSGTAVHGGSGLSFGVIEGLRALRPEARFLELVHRLDRDTSGVLLVAKKRSALRSLHEQLRDKGMQKDYLALVRGQWQSHVKVVQAPLLKNILQSGERIVRVNSEGKPSETRFKVEERYEFATLVRCSPVTGRTHQIRVHTLHAGHPIAFDDRYGDREFDKQLAGTGLNRLFLHAAALKFTHPNTGEVIRIEAPLDDQLKRCLQVLRNA, from the coding sequence ATGAAAACAGAGACTCCATCAGTAAAAATCGTTGCAATTTCCGCCGATGAGGCCGGGCAGCGTATCGACAACTTTTTGCTCGCTCGCCTGAAAGGCGTGCCAAAAAGCATGATTTATCGCATCGTGCGTAAAGGTGAGGTGCGGGTAAATAAAAAACGCATCAAGCCAGAGTACAAACTTGAAGCAGGCGATGAAGTGCGCATTCCGCCGGTGCGCGTGGCCGAGCGTGAGGAAGAAGCCGTTTCTCCGCATTTGCAGAAAGTCGCTGCGCTGACCGATGTCATTCTTTATGAAGACGACCACATTCTGGTGCTAAACAAGCCTTCCGGTACTGCGGTACACGGTGGCAGCGGCCTGAGCTTCGGGGTGATTGAGGGTCTGCGCGCCCTGCGGCCGGAAGCTCGCTTCCTTGAGCTTGTGCATCGCCTTGACCGCGATACGTCCGGCGTTTTGCTGGTCGCTAAAAAACGCTCTGCGCTGCGTTCTCTTCATGAACAACTGCGCGATAAAGGCATGCAGAAGGATTACCTTGCGCTGGTGCGTGGGCAATGGCAGTCGCACGTAAAAGTCGTGCAGGCGCCGCTGCTGAAAAATATTCTGCAAAGCGGTGAGCGCATCGTAAGAGTAAATAGCGAAGGCAAGCCTTCTGAGACTCGCTTCAAGGTGGAAGAGCGCTATGAGTTCGCGACGCTGGTTCGCTGCAGTCCGGTTACCGGGCGCACGCACCAAATTCGTGTCCATACTCTCCACGCGGGTCATCCGATCGCCTTTGACGATCGTTACGGCGACCGCGAGTTTGATAAGCAACTTGCGGGCACCGGGCTGAACCGTCTGTTCCTGCACGCTGCCGCGCTGAAGTTTACCCACCCGAATACCGGGGAAGTGATCCGCATCGAAGCGCCGTTGGACGATCAGTTAAAGCGCTGCCTGCAGGTTTTACGCAACGCTTAA
- a CDS encoding Maf family protein yields the protein MKPIVLASTSPFRRSLLEKLGLPFVTGAPEVDETPLVGEDARHLVTRLAQAKAQALRERFPAHLIIGSDQVCVLNNQIAGKPHTEENAVRQLLLARGTIVTFYTGLALYNSANGQLQTLCEPFDVHFRHLTEDEIRRYVQKEQPLNCAGSFKSEGLGITLFERLEGKDPNTLIGLPLISLCEMLRNEGCNPLLA from the coding sequence ATGAAACCGATTGTTCTGGCTTCCACCTCCCCTTTTCGCCGCAGCCTGCTTGAAAAACTCGGTCTGCCTTTCGTCACCGGAGCCCCGGAGGTTGATGAGACGCCGCTCGTGGGGGAAGATGCACGACATTTAGTGACTCGCCTTGCTCAGGCCAAAGCACAAGCCTTAAGAGAACGCTTTCCCGCTCACCTTATTATCGGCTCCGATCAGGTTTGCGTGCTTAACAACCAAATAGCGGGAAAACCCCACACGGAAGAGAATGCCGTACGGCAGCTGTTGCTGGCCCGGGGCACTATCGTGACCTTTTATACCGGGCTGGCGCTGTATAATTCTGCCAACGGGCAGCTACAAACGCTGTGTGAGCCTTTTGATGTTCATTTTCGTCATTTGACGGAGGATGAAATTCGCCGCTACGTGCAAAAAGAGCAGCCACTCAACTGTGCCGGGAGTTTTAAAAGCGAAGGATTGGGCATCACGCTGTTTGAAAGGCTGGAGGGAAAAGATCCGAATACGTTAATCGGACTGCCGCTCATCAGCCTGTGTGAAATGCTGCGCAACGAAGGCTGCAACCCGCTGCTGGCGTAA
- the yceD gene encoding 23S rRNA accumulation protein YceD, translated as MQKVKLPLTLDPVRTAQKRLDYEGVYASDQVERIAESVVSVDTDVECSMRFAIDNQRLAILTGDAKVTVTLECQRCGKPFVHHVHTTYCFSPVRSDEQAEALPEAYEPIEVNEFGEIDLRALVEDEVILSLPVVPVHDSEHCEVSEADMVFGELPPEAEKPNPFAVLASLKRK; from the coding sequence ATGCAAAAGGTAAAATTACCCCTGACTCTTGATCCGGTTCGTACGGCTCAAAAACGCCTTGATTACGAAGGAGTGTATGCTTCCGATCAGGTTGAGCGTATCGCCGAGTCTGTAGTCAGTGTGGATACTGATGTAGAATGCTCCATGAGATTCGCTATCGATAACCAGCGCCTCGCGATCTTGACCGGCGATGCAAAGGTCACGGTAACGCTCGAATGCCAGCGTTGCGGGAAACCGTTTGTGCATCATGTTCACACAACGTATTGTTTCAGTCCGGTCCGCTCTGACGAACAGGCTGAAGCACTCCCGGAAGCGTATGAGCCGATTGAGGTTAACGAATTCGGTGAAATCGATCTGCGGGCGCTGGTAGAAGATGAAGTTATCCTCTCCCTGCCTGTGGTTCCGGTGCATGATTCTGAACACTGTGAAGTGTCCGAGGCGGACATGGTCTTTGGCGAACTGCCTCCAGAGGCGGAAAAACCAAACCCATTTGCCGTATTAGCCAGTTTAAAGCGTAAGTAA
- the rpmF gene encoding 50S ribosomal protein L32, producing MAVQQNKPTRSKRGMRRSHDALTTTTLSVDKVSGETHLRHHITADGFYRGRKVIAK from the coding sequence ATGGCCGTACAACAGAATAAACCAACCCGTTCCAAACGTGGCATGCGTCGTTCCCATGACGCGCTGACCACCACCACCCTGTCCGTGGACAAAGTTTCTGGCGAAACTCATCTGCGTCACCACATCACTGCCGACGGTTTCTACCGCGGCCGCAAGGTTATCGCTAAGTAA
- the plsX gene encoding phosphate acyltransferase PlsX produces the protein MRRLTLALDAMGGDFGPSVTVPAALQALDSNSSLNLLLVGNPDAITPLLAKADFEQRSRLQIIPAESVIASDARPSQAIRASRGSSMRVALELVKEGRAEACVSAGNTGALMGLAKLLLKPIDGIERPALMTVLPHQQKGKTVVLDLGANVDCDSTMLVQFAIMGSVMAEEVLGIPRPRVALLNIGEEETKGLDSIRDASALLKTMPSMNYIGYLEANELLTGKTDVLVCDGFVGNVTLKTMEGVVRMFLSLLKSQGEGKKRSWWLIILKKWLQKRLIRRFGHLNPDQYNGACLLGLRGTVIKSHGAANQRAFAVAIEQAVQAVRRQVPTRIAARLESVLPKSD, from the coding sequence TTGAGACGTCTAACCCTTGCGTTAGATGCCATGGGTGGGGACTTCGGTCCTTCCGTGACAGTGCCTGCAGCTTTGCAGGCACTGGACTCTAACTCTTCGCTTAATCTTCTTTTAGTCGGCAATCCCGACGCAATCACGCCATTACTTGCCAAAGCTGATTTCGAGCAACGCTCACGTCTGCAGATTATTCCTGCGGAATCGGTTATTGCCAGTGATGCCAGACCCTCTCAGGCGATCCGTGCCAGCCGGGGATCGTCAATGCGCGTTGCGCTGGAGTTGGTGAAAGAAGGGCGGGCAGAGGCTTGCGTCAGTGCCGGGAATACCGGTGCGCTGATGGGGCTTGCGAAGTTACTGCTCAAGCCGATAGACGGGATAGAGCGCCCGGCGCTGATGACGGTATTACCTCATCAGCAAAAAGGGAAAACGGTGGTGCTTGATCTCGGCGCCAACGTTGACTGCGATAGCACGATGCTGGTGCAGTTTGCCATTATGGGTTCCGTGATGGCGGAAGAAGTGCTGGGTATTCCTCGCCCGCGCGTTGCGCTGCTGAATATCGGCGAAGAAGAGACTAAGGGGCTGGACAGTATCCGCGATGCCTCTGCATTATTAAAAACAATGCCTTCAATGAACTATATTGGGTACCTTGAGGCCAACGAATTGCTCACCGGCAAGACGGACGTTCTGGTCTGTGACGGTTTTGTCGGCAACGTCACACTCAAGACGATGGAAGGTGTTGTCAGGATGTTCCTTTCACTGCTCAAATCGCAGGGGGAAGGAAAAAAAAGGTCGTGGTGGCTGATAATATTGAAGAAGTGGCTACAAAAACGCCTGATAAGGCGATTCGGTCACCTCAACCCCGACCAGTATAATGGCGCCTGTCTGTTAGGATTGCGCGGCACGGTGATTAAGAGTCACGGTGCGGCCAATCAGCGAGCGTTTGCTGTCGCGATTGAACAGGCAGTGCAGGCGGTGCGGCGGCAAGTTCCCACCAGAATTGCTGCCCGCCTGGAATCTGTATTACCCAAGAGTGACTGA
- a CDS encoding beta-ketoacyl-ACP synthase III, with amino-acid sequence MHTKIIGTGSFLPEQVRTNADLEKMVDTTDEWIVTRTGIRERRIAGPNETVSTMGYEAALHALDMAGIDKNDIGLIVVATTSSTHAFPSAACQIQAMLGIKGCPAFDVAAACAGFTYALSIADQYVKSGAVKNALVIGADVLARTCDPEDRSTIIIFGDGAGAVVLGASEEPGIISTHLHADGSYGDLLTLPNVDRVNPENSVHLTMAGNEVFKVAVTELAHIVDETLAANNLDRTALDWLVPHQANLRIISATAKKLGMPMDNVVVTLDRHGNTSAASVPAALDEAVRDGRIKRGQLVLLEAFGGGFTWGSALVRF; translated from the coding sequence ATGCATACGAAGATTATTGGTACCGGCAGCTTCCTGCCTGAACAAGTGCGTACTAACGCTGACCTGGAAAAAATGGTTGATACGACTGACGAGTGGATTGTCACCCGCACAGGTATCCGTGAGCGCCGTATTGCTGGCCCGAATGAAACCGTTTCAACCATGGGTTATGAAGCTGCGCTTCATGCACTGGACATGGCGGGCATTGATAAAAATGACATCGGCCTGATTGTTGTGGCGACAACCTCTTCCACGCACGCTTTCCCAAGCGCGGCTTGCCAAATTCAGGCGATGCTGGGAATTAAGGGTTGCCCGGCGTTTGATGTGGCTGCGGCATGCGCAGGCTTTACCTATGCGTTAAGCATTGCCGATCAGTACGTGAAGTCTGGCGCAGTGAAAAATGCGCTGGTTATCGGCGCTGATGTACTGGCTCGTACCTGCGATCCTGAAGATCGCAGTACCATCATTATTTTTGGCGACGGCGCAGGTGCCGTTGTGTTGGGCGCTTCTGAAGAGCCAGGTATCATTTCTACCCATCTGCACGCAGACGGTAGCTATGGCGATCTGCTGACGCTGCCGAACGTCGATCGCGTGAATCCTGAAAATTCAGTTCACCTGACGATGGCGGGGAACGAAGTGTTTAAAGTCGCGGTGACTGAGCTGGCTCATATCGTCGACGAAACGCTGGCCGCGAACAACCTCGACCGCACCGCGCTCGACTGGCTGGTGCCGCATCAGGCTAACCTGCGTATCATCAGCGCAACCGCGAAAAAACTCGGTATGCCGATGGACAACGTCGTTGTGACTCTGGATCGTCATGGCAACACCTCTGCTGCATCCGTCCCGGCTGCGCTGGATGAAGCGGTACGCGATGGCCGTATTAAACGCGGTCAGCTGGTGCTGCTGGAAGCGTTCGGTGGCGGCTTCACCTGGGGCTCTGCACTGGTTCGTTTTTGA
- the fabD gene encoding ACP S-malonyltransferase, whose translation MTQFAMVFPGQGSQSVGMLADLAASYPVIEATFREASDALGYDLWALTQQGPAEELNKTWQTQPALLTASVALWRVWQQQGGKTPALLAGHSLGEYSALVCAGVIDFADAVRLVELRGKLMQDAVPEGTGAMSAIIGLDDASIAKACEESAQGQVVSPVNFNSPGQVVIAGNKEAVERAGAACKAAGAKRALPLPVSVPSHCALMKPAADKLAVALENITFNAPAIPVVNNVDVKCETAAEAIRSALVRQLYSPVQWTKSVEFMAAQGVSQLLEVGPGKVLTGLTKRIVDTMTATAINEPATLSAALEQ comes from the coding sequence ATGACGCAATTTGCTATGGTGTTTCCGGGACAGGGTTCCCAGTCCGTTGGCATGCTGGCCGATCTCGCAGCAAGCTATCCGGTGATTGAAGCCACGTTCCGCGAAGCCTCTGACGCGTTGGGCTATGACCTGTGGGCATTGACTCAGCAGGGGCCAGCGGAAGAGCTGAACAAAACCTGGCAGACTCAGCCGGCCCTGTTGACGGCTTCTGTCGCTTTGTGGCGTGTTTGGCAGCAGCAGGGCGGTAAAACACCTGCGCTGTTAGCAGGCCACAGCCTGGGCGAATATTCTGCGCTGGTTTGTGCTGGCGTAATTGATTTCGCCGATGCTGTCCGCCTGGTTGAGCTGCGCGGCAAGCTGATGCAGGATGCCGTTCCGGAAGGAACTGGCGCGATGTCTGCCATTATCGGCCTGGACGATGCTTCGATTGCCAAAGCCTGTGAAGAGTCAGCGCAGGGGCAGGTTGTATCTCCGGTGAACTTTAACTCTCCGGGCCAGGTCGTGATCGCCGGTAACAAAGAAGCCGTTGAGCGTGCCGGTGCTGCGTGTAAAGCCGCGGGCGCAAAACGTGCTCTGCCATTGCCGGTTAGCGTGCCGTCCCACTGCGCACTGATGAAACCTGCGGCGGATAAGCTAGCGGTAGCGCTGGAAAATATCACCTTTAACGCACCGGCAATTCCGGTTGTAAACAACGTTGACGTGAAGTGTGAAACTGCGGCGGAAGCTATCCGCAGCGCGCTGGTACGTCAGCTTTATAGCCCGGTTCAGTGGACCAAATCCGTGGAATTTATGGCGGCACAGGGTGTTTCCCAACTGCTGGAAGTGGGTCCGGGTAAAGTATTGACCGGGCTGACCAAACGTATTGTTGACACCATGACGGCAACGGCCATTAATGAGCCAGCAACGCTGTCAGCGGCGCTTGAACAATAA
- the fabG gene encoding 3-oxoacyl-ACP reductase FabG yields MSFEGKIALVTGASRGIGRAIAETLVARGAKVIGTATSESGAQAISDYLGENGKGFMLNVTDPASIEAVLDSIRKEFGEVDILVNNAGITRDNLLMRMKEDEWNDIVETNLSSVFRLSKAVMRAMMKKRHGRIITIGSVVGTMGNAGQANYAAAKAGLIGFSKSLAREVASRGITVNVVAPGFIETDMTRALSDEQRAGILAQVPAGRLGDANEIASAVAFLASDEAGYISGETLHVNGGMYMV; encoded by the coding sequence ATGAGTTTTGAAGGAAAAATTGCGCTGGTTACCGGCGCTAGCCGTGGTATCGGCCGCGCTATCGCCGAGACCTTAGTGGCTCGCGGGGCAAAAGTTATCGGGACTGCGACCAGTGAAAGCGGCGCGCAGGCCATCAGCGATTATCTGGGCGAAAACGGCAAAGGCTTCATGCTGAACGTGACCGACCCGGCTTCCATTGAAGCCGTGCTGGACAGCATCCGTAAAGAGTTTGGTGAAGTAGATATTCTGGTGAACAACGCCGGTATCACTCGCGATAACCTGCTGATGCGCATGAAAGAAGACGAGTGGAACGACATTGTCGAAACCAACCTGTCATCTGTTTTCCGTCTGTCAAAAGCGGTAATGCGAGCTATGATGAAAAAGCGTCATGGGCGTATTATCACTATCGGTTCTGTGGTTGGTACCATGGGAAATGCTGGTCAGGCTAACTACGCTGCGGCGAAGGCTGGTTTGATTGGCTTCAGTAAATCGCTGGCGCGCGAAGTCGCGTCTCGCGGTATTACTGTGAACGTTGTTGCTCCGGGCTTTATTGAAACGGACATGACGCGTGCGCTCTCTGATGAACAGCGTGCGGGTATTCTGGCGCAGGTTCCTGCGGGTCGCTTAGGCGACGCAAATGAAATCGCCAGTGCAGTAGCATTTTTAGCCTCTGACGAAGCTGGGTACATCTCTGGTGAGACCCTGCACGTCAACGGCGGAATGTATATGGTTTAA
- the acpP gene encoding acyl carrier protein, with product MSTIEERVKKIIGEQLGVKQEEVVNTASFVEDLGADSLDTVELVMALEEEFDTEIPDEEAEKITTVQAAIDYINGHQA from the coding sequence ATGAGCACTATCGAAGAACGCGTTAAGAAAATCATTGGCGAACAACTGGGCGTTAAGCAAGAAGAAGTAGTGAACACCGCTTCCTTCGTTGAGGACCTGGGCGCTGATTCTCTTGACACCGTTGAGCTGGTAATGGCTCTGGAAGAAGAGTTTGATACTGAGATTCCGGACGAAGAAGCTGAGAAAATCACCACCGTTCAGGCTGCCATTGATTACATCAACGGTCACCAGGCGTAA
- the fabF gene encoding beta-ketoacyl-ACP synthase II — MSKRRVVVTGLGMLSPVGNTVESTWKALLAGQSGISLIDHFDTSAYATKFAGLVKDFNCEDIISRKDQRKMDEFIQYGIVAGIQAMQDSGLEVTEENATRIGAAIGSGIGGLTLIEENHSSLVNGGPRKISPFFVPSTIVNMVAGHLTIMLGLRGPSISIATACTSGVHNIGHAARIIAYGDADAMLAGGAEKASSPLGVGGFGAARALSTRNDNPQAASRPWDKDRDGFVLGDGAGVIVLEEYEHAKKRGAKIYAEVVGFGMSSDAYHMTSPPENGAGAALAMENALRDAGISAGQVGYVNAHGTSTPAGDKAETQAVKSIFGADASRVMVSSTKSMTGHLLGAAGAVESIYSILALRDQAVPPTINLDNPDVGCDLDFVPHEARQVSGLEYTLCNSFGFGGTNGSLIFKKI, encoded by the coding sequence GTGTCTAAGCGTCGTGTAGTTGTGACCGGACTGGGCATGTTGTCTCCTGTCGGCAATACCGTAGAGTCTACCTGGAAAGCTCTCCTTGCCGGTCAGAGTGGCATCAGCCTGATCGACCATTTCGATACTAGCGCCTATGCAACGAAATTTGCTGGCTTAGTAAAGGATTTTAACTGTGAAGACATCATCTCGCGCAAAGATCAGCGCAAGATGGATGAATTCATTCAATATGGAATTGTTGCTGGCATTCAGGCCATGCAGGATTCTGGCCTCGAAGTAACGGAAGAAAACGCGACCCGCATCGGCGCTGCAATTGGCTCTGGTATCGGTGGCCTGACGCTTATTGAAGAGAACCACTCTTCTTTAGTTAACGGTGGCCCTCGTAAAATCAGCCCGTTCTTCGTGCCTTCAACCATCGTCAATATGGTGGCAGGTCACCTGACCATCATGCTGGGTCTGCGTGGTCCGAGCATTTCCATTGCCACGGCTTGTACCTCTGGCGTACACAACATCGGCCATGCGGCACGTATCATTGCCTATGGTGATGCAGACGCAATGCTGGCAGGTGGTGCAGAAAAAGCCAGTAGCCCACTGGGCGTAGGTGGCTTCGGCGCGGCGCGTGCACTGTCTACCCGTAACGACAACCCGCAAGCGGCAAGCCGCCCGTGGGATAAAGATCGTGATGGCTTCGTACTGGGCGACGGCGCAGGCGTCATCGTACTGGAAGAGTACGAACACGCGAAAAAACGCGGCGCGAAAATTTATGCAGAAGTTGTTGGCTTTGGTATGAGCAGCGATGCGTACCACATGACTTCTCCACCAGAAAACGGTGCAGGTGCTGCGCTGGCGATGGAAAATGCACTGCGCGATGCAGGGATCTCCGCGGGTCAGGTTGGCTACGTCAACGCCCACGGCACCTCTACACCGGCAGGTGATAAAGCTGAAACGCAGGCGGTTAAGTCTATCTTTGGTGCCGATGCAAGCCGTGTGATGGTGAGCTCAACCAAATCTATGACGGGCCACCTGTTAGGTGCGGCGGGTGCGGTAGAGTCTATCTACTCGATCCTTGCGCTGCGCGATCAGGCTGTGCCGCCAACCATCAACCTCGATAACCCGGATGTTGGCTGCGATCTGGACTTCGTGCCGCACGAAGCACGTCAGGTAAGCGGTCTGGAATACACCCTGTGTAACTCCTTCGGTTTCGGTGGTACTAACGGTTCTTTGATCTTCAAGAAGATCTAA
- the pabC gene encoding aminodeoxychorismate lyase — MYLINGQWQETLPANDRAIQFGDGCFTTARVIDGGVRFQADHIRRLQQACEALMIGPVDWAMLCDEMDMLAASETKAVLKVIISRGAGGRGYSAANCTQPTRMLSLSPYPDFYPAWREQGIKLALSPVKLGINPALAGIKHLNRLEQVLIRTHLEQTTAQEALVLDSQGSLVECCAANLFWRKGDDVYTPRIDGAGVNGTMRQRIIACLGNSPWRLHEVSEGLETLADVDEIIICNALMPVIPVNQAQNWHYTSRELYCFLAPLCE, encoded by the coding sequence ATGTATCTTATTAATGGTCAGTGGCAGGAAACGCTACCGGCAAACGACCGGGCGATTCAGTTTGGCGACGGCTGCTTTACCACCGCCCGCGTTATTGATGGCGGGGTGCGCTTTCAGGCAGATCATATTCGCCGCCTGCAGCAGGCCTGCGAAGCGCTGATGATAGGGCCGGTTGACTGGGCCATGCTCTGTGATGAGATGGATATGCTGGCGGCCTCTGAAACCAAAGCCGTGCTCAAGGTGATTATTTCTCGCGGGGCGGGCGGGCGCGGTTACAGTGCTGCAAACTGCACACAGCCTACGCGAATGCTCTCTCTCTCGCCTTACCCTGACTTTTATCCCGCCTGGCGCGAGCAGGGGATTAAGCTCGCGCTCAGCCCGGTAAAATTAGGCATCAATCCTGCGCTGGCAGGCATTAAACATCTTAACCGGCTTGAACAGGTTCTTATTCGTACGCATCTTGAACAGACGACGGCCCAGGAGGCGCTGGTTCTTGACAGTCAGGGGAGCCTGGTGGAATGCTGTGCGGCTAATTTATTCTGGCGCAAAGGCGATGACGTTTATACGCCGCGTATTGACGGCGCGGGCGTGAATGGCACGATGCGTCAGCGCATTATCGCCTGTCTGGGCAATTCTCCCTGGCGGCTGCATGAGGTGAGTGAAGGTCTGGAAACCCTGGCCGATGTGGATGAGATAATCATTTGCAATGCGCTAATGCCGGTTATACCGGTGAACCAGGCCCAGAACTGGCATTACACATCGCGTGAACTTTACTGTTTTTTAGCCCCACTTTGTGAGTAA
- the yceG gene encoding cell division protein YceG: MKKMFRFFLVLLIVLGIAAGAGMWKVRQLAKAPLPIKQETIFTLKQGTGRLALGTQLYEEKLITRPRVFQWLLRVEPELAKFKAGTYRLTPGMTVTDMLRLLASGKEAQFPLRFVEGMRLSDLLEQLREAPYIQHTLKDDSYATVAETLKFEHPEWVEGWFYPDTWMYTAHTTDVALLKRVHQKMVKAVAQAWESKVDGLPYKTENDLVTMASIIEKETAVAAERDQVASVFINRLRIGMRLQTDPTVIYGMGDSYNGKLTRKDLETSTPYNTYVISGLPPGPIAVPSEASLQAAAHPAKTPYLYFVADGKGGHTFSTNLASHNKAVQVYIKALKDKNGQ, encoded by the coding sequence ATGAAAAAGATGTTTCGTTTCTTTCTGGTTTTGCTGATTGTGCTTGGCATCGCCGCCGGTGCAGGCATGTGGAAGGTGCGCCAGCTGGCAAAAGCGCCGTTGCCGATTAAACAGGAAACCATTTTCACCCTGAAGCAGGGCACCGGACGTTTAGCTCTGGGTACCCAGCTTTATGAAGAAAAACTGATTACACGTCCGCGTGTTTTCCAGTGGCTGCTGCGCGTCGAGCCGGAACTGGCCAAATTTAAGGCTGGCACATACCGCCTCACGCCAGGAATGACGGTCACCGATATGCTCCGCCTGCTGGCCAGTGGGAAAGAGGCGCAGTTCCCGCTGCGTTTTGTGGAAGGTATGCGCCTGAGTGATTTACTCGAGCAACTGCGAGAGGCCCCATACATTCAGCACACGCTAAAAGACGACAGCTATGCGACCGTGGCGGAGACGCTGAAATTTGAGCACCCTGAATGGGTCGAGGGCTGGTTCTACCCGGACACCTGGATGTACACCGCCCACACCACGGATGTTGCTTTGCTTAAGCGCGTGCATCAAAAGATGGTTAAAGCCGTGGCGCAGGCCTGGGAAAGCAAAGTTGATGGCTTGCCCTATAAAACCGAAAACGATCTGGTGACCATGGCCTCGATCATCGAAAAAGAAACTGCGGTCGCGGCCGAGCGTGACCAGGTGGCCTCGGTGTTTATTAACCGCCTGCGCATTGGCATGCGCCTGCAAACCGACCCCACCGTTATCTACGGGATGGGCGACAGCTATAATGGTAAGCTAACGCGCAAAGATCTCGAGACATCCACGCCGTATAACACCTATGTGATTAGCGGCCTGCCGCCAGGCCCGATTGCGGTGCCGAGCGAAGCCTCTCTGCAGGCGGCGGCGCACCCGGCAAAAACGCCGTATCTCTACTTTGTTGCTGATGGTAAGGGCGGTCATACCTTTAGCACTAACCTCGCCAGCCATAACAAGGCGGTGCAGGTCTATATCAAAGCTCTTAAGGATAAAAATGGACAGTAA
- the tmk gene encoding dTMP kinase has translation MDSKFIVIEGLEGAGKTNAHNVVVATLKELGINELTFTREPGGTPLAERLRELTLNNAGIGDEKVTDKAEVLMFYAARIQLVETVIKPALARGSWVIGDRHDLSTQAYQGGGRQIDQQLLMALRNTVLGDFYPDLTIYLDVTPEVGLTRARARGELDRIEQESIDFFNRTRARYLELAGRDSRIKTIDATQPLDDVSLAVREAVLSWFREQQS, from the coding sequence ATGGACAGTAAATTTATCGTCATCGAAGGCCTGGAAGGCGCCGGGAAAACCAACGCCCATAACGTGGTCGTGGCAACCTTAAAAGAGCTGGGAATCAACGAGCTGACCTTCACGCGTGAACCTGGTGGTACGCCCCTTGCCGAGCGTCTGCGCGAATTAACGCTCAACAATGCCGGGATCGGTGATGAGAAGGTGACCGATAAAGCCGAAGTGCTGATGTTCTATGCGGCGCGTATCCAACTGGTAGAAACGGTGATCAAACCGGCTCTGGCGCGTGGGAGCTGGGTCATTGGCGATCGCCACGATCTCTCCACCCAGGCCTATCAGGGCGGCGGACGTCAGATTGACCAGCAGTTACTGATGGCGCTGCGTAACACCGTGCTGGGCGATTTTTATCCTGACCTGACGATTTATCTCGACGTGACGCCGGAAGTCGGGCTGACCCGCGCCCGCGCCCGGGGCGAGCTTGATCGCATTGAACAGGAATCTATCGACTTCTTTAACCGCACGCGCGCGCGTTATCTGGAACTGGCTGGCCGCGACAGCCGCATTAAAACCATCGACGCTACACAACCGCTGGATGACGTCTCGCTGGCCGTGCGTGAGGCCGTGCTGAGCTGGTTCAGGGAGCAGCAATCGTGA